Proteins found in one Populus alba chromosome 14, ASM523922v2, whole genome shotgun sequence genomic segment:
- the LOC118041527 gene encoding cytochrome P450 78A7, with product MELVPSSVDSSWWMFALPAMLQTENLSNPLISLFVLTSFLVITLLTWAFSTGGLAWKNGRNHKGSVSIPGPRGLPFFGSLFSLSRGLAHRTLACMASSQAATQLMAFSLGSTPAIVTSDPQIAREILTSPHFADRPIKLSAKSLMFSRAIGFAPNGAYWRLMRRIASTHLFAPRRIAAHEQWRQLDCAKMLSGIYDDQSLHGVVYLRKHLQNASLNNIMGTVFGKRYDLMQLNEEAKELQELVIEGFELLGAFNWSDYLPWLNYFYDPFRIKERCCQLVPRVKKLVKQIIEEHRIKKPKNVFDNADFVDVLLSLEGEEKLEEDDMVAVLWEMIFRGTDTTALLTEWVMAELVLNPEIQAKLSRELNLVVGNRSVTDADVAELPYLQAVIKETLRVHPPGPLLSWARLSTSDVHLSNGMVVPVNTTAMVNMWAITHDPRVWEDALVFKPERFMESQGGADVDVRGGDLRLAPFGAGRRVCPGKNLGLVTVSLWVAKLVHHFEWVQDMHNPVDLSEMLKLSCEMKKPLSAVAIPRN from the exons ATGGAATTGGTTCCCTCTTCTGTCGACTCCAGCTGGTGGATGTTTGCACTCCCTGCAATGTTACAAACCGAAAACTTGTCAAACCCTCTAATCTCGCTCTTTGTCTTGACATCTTTCTTGGTCATTACCTTACTAACTTGGGCTTTCTCAACTGGTGGCCTGGCATGGAAAAATGGCAGGAACCATAAGGGTAGCGTCTCCATACCTGGTCCAAGAGGCTTACCCTTCTTTGGAAGCCTATTCAGCTTAAGCCGCGGCTTGGCCCATCGCACCCTCGCATGCATGGCGTCGAGCCAAGCCGCTACTCAGCTCATGGCTTTCAGCTTAGGCTCCACACCAGCCATTGTGACATCGGACCCTCAAATTGCTCGTGAAATCTTGACCTCTCCTCACTTCGCTGACCGTCCCATCAAGCTATCGGCTAAAAGCCTCATGTTTAGCCGAGCCATTGGTTTTGCGCCAAATGGGGCTTATTGGCGTCTCATGAGAAGAATTGCATCAACTCATTTATTTGCACCAAGGCGCATCGCGGCTCATGAGCAATGGCGCCAGCTTGATTGTGCTAAAATGTTGAGCGGCATTTATGATGATCAATCCCTCCATGGAGTTGTTTATTTGCGTAAACATCTCCAAAATGCTTCTCTTAATAACATTATGGGTACTGTTTTTGGAAAAAGATATGACTTAATGCAATTGAATGAGGAGGCTAAAGAATTGCAAGAGCTTGTTATTGAAGGGTTTGAACTCTTGGGTGCTTTTAATTGGTCTGATTATCTGCCGTGGCTGAATTACTTTTATGACCCTTTTCGCATCAAAGAACGTTGTTGTCAACTTGTTCCTCGAGTCAAGAAACTGGTTAAGCAAATCATTGAAGAGCATAGAATTAAGAAGCCAAAAAATGTCTTCGATAATGCTGATTTCGTAGATGTCTTGCTTTCTTTGGAGGGTGAAGAGAAACTTGAAGAGGATGATATGGTTGCTGTTTTATGG GAAATGATATTTCGTGGCACCGATACTACTGCGCTTTTGACCGAGTGGGTCATGGCAGAGTTGGTTTTGAACCCGGAGATTCAGGCCAAACTTAGCAGGGAGCTGAACTTGGTAGTTGGAAACAGGAGTGTCACGGATGCTGACGTAGCTGAATTACCATACCTTCAGGCTGTGATCAAGGAAACCCTACGTGTACATCCTCCTGGGCCCCTCCTCTCATGGGCGCGGCTGTCCACTTCAGATGTACACCTCAGCAATGGCATGGTGGTCCCCGTCAACACAACTGCAATGGTCAACATGTGGGCTATAACCCATGACCCAAGAGTATGGGAGGATGCCTTGGTGTTTAAGCCAGAAAGATTCATGGAGAGTCAAGGTGGTGCTGACGTGGATGTGAGAGGAGGTGACCTCAGGCTTGCACCATTTGGGGCTGGACGTAGGGTTTGTCCTGGTAAGAACCTAGGGCTCGTGACAGTGAGCCTTTGGGTGGCTAAGTTGGTGCACCATTTCGAGTGGGTTCAGGACATGCATAACCCAGTTGACCTAAGTGAAATGCTGAAACTTTCTTGTGAAATGAAGAAACCTCTCTCTGCTGTGGCTATTCCAAGAAATTAA
- the LOC118055679 gene encoding uncharacterized aarF domain-containing protein kinase At1g71810, chloroplastic isoform X2: MLLYSSPSLNSFLFNSNSNSNFLSKNHKSLKSVPQTLRVVNNNDVDAFTEKSGYLFELSSSEADSLNDYDLKKIAAIYKRKPFILLRRLFQIGSTFGRWLAARYIDSITEKSDLMFKIRAAELRQILLELGPAYIKIAQAVSSRPVYQARLRSNGQVVAVKVQRPGVQAAISLDILILHFMAGVVKKAGRFNSDLQAVVDEWASSLFREMDYIKEAKNGLKFRELYGGIEDVLVPYMYLENTTRRVLVMEWVEGKKLSEVKDLYLVEVGVYCSFNQLLEYGFYHADPHPGNLLRTYNGKLAYIDFGMMGEFNQEFRDGFIEACLHLVNRDFDALAKDFVTLGFLPPTSDKEGVTKALTGVFQNAVAKGVSNISFGDLLGNLGTTMYKLKFQIPSYFSLVIRSVAVLEGIAIGFNPNYKVLGSTYPWIARKVLTDSSPQLRSSLQALLYEKGVFRIDRLESLLSESLRARTEKALVKSQLEDNDSKVAVKQILSFTLTEKGAFVREILLQEIAKGLDAFGLATLDYLTSMANTSIPFAASSSSSMTEEDMMNLRTFRRLMLILSGFQKNGGSPVELKRTVPSKNQNMYSEEASLIFYQFPSVEEILPILSVFPELPPELQQQLLLLPADLAGRLISRVTARTIRRVFL, from the exons ATGTTGCTATATTCTTCGCCGTCTCTTAATTCCTTTCTCTTTAACTCCAATTCCAACTCCAATTTCTTATCGAAAAATCACAAATCGCTAAAGTCCGTTCCTCAAACACTGCGAGTTGTTAACAACAACGATGTGGACGCGTTTACGGAGAAGTCCGGTTACTTGTTCGAGCTTAGTAGCAGCGAAGCAGATTCTTTAAATGATTACGATCTTAAAAAGATCGCTGCGATTTATAAGAGAAAACCGTTCATTTTGCTTCGCAGATTGTTTCAAATCGGTTCCACTTTTGGCAGGTGGTTGGCGGCTCGTTACATTGATAGTATTACTGAGAAATCTGATCTGATGTTCAAG ATTAGAGCTGCAGAGCTTCGACAAATATTGCTTGAACTTGGACCT GCTTACATAAAAATTGCTCAGGCTGTTTCGTCTCGACCT GTCTACCAAGCAAGGCTTCGTAGTAATGGACAAGTTGTTGCTGTTAAGGTTCAGAGGCCAGGCGTACAAGCTGCTATTTCCCTAGACATTCTAATATTGCATTTTATGGCAGGAGTGGTAAAGAAAGCAGGCAGATTTAATTCTGATCTTCAG GCAGTTGTTGATGAGTGGGCATCAAGTCTTTTTCGG GAGATGGACTAtattaaagaagcaaaaaatgGACTAAAGTTTAG AGAGCTGTATGGTGGTATAGAAGATGTCTTGGTTCCATATATGTATTTGGAGAACACAACTCGTAGGGTCCTTGTAATGGAATGGGTTGAG GGGAAAAAGTTGTCTGAAGTGAAGGATCTTTACTTGGTTGAG GTAGGAGTTTACTGCTCGTTTAATCAACTTCTGGAGTACGGATTCTATCATGCCGATCCACATCCTGGAAACCTTCTTCGAACATACAATGGGAAATTAGCTTATATTG ATTTTGGTATGATGGGTGAATTTAATCAAGAATTCCGTGATGGATTTATTGAAGCTTGTCTTCATCTTGTAAACCGTGATTTTGATGCGCTGGCCAAGGATTTTGTCACACTTGG ATTTCTTCCGCCAACTTCAGATAAGGAGGGGGTTACAAAAGCTTTAACAG GTGTTTTCCAAAATGCTGTTGCTAAAGGAGTCAGCAATATAAGTTTTGGTGACCTTTTGGGAAATTTGGGAACTACCAT GTACAAGCTCAAATTTCAAATTCCTTCATATTTTTCTCTTGTCATCCGGAG TGTTGCAGTTTTGGAAGGCATTGCTATCGGTTTTAATCCAAATTACAAAGTTTTGGGTAGCACATATCCGTGGATTGCTAGAAAAGTACTGACGGACAGCTCACCACAGTTGAGGTCATCTTTGCAAGCTCTTCTTTATGAG AAAGGTGTTTTCAGAATTGATCGTCTAGAGTCACTGCTTTCAGAG TCCCTTCGTGCCAGAACAGAGAAGGCCTTGGTTAAAAGCCAATTAGAGGACAATGACTCCAAAGTGGCTGTCAAGCAAATCCTTTCCTTCACATTAACAGAGAAG GGTGCCTTTGTGAGGGAAATACTCCTTCAAGAAATTGCCAAG GGTCTGGATGCATTTGGGCTAGCAACTCTTGATTATTTAACTTCTATGGCTAACACAAGCATTCCTTTTGctgcttcctcttcctcttcaatGACTGAAGAAGACATGATGAACTTGAGAACCTTCCGCCGGCTTATGTTAATCCTTTCAGGTTTCCAAAAGAATGGAGGCTCGCCTGTG GAACTTAAAAGGACCGTCCCATCCAAGAATCAAAACATGTACTCGGAGGAAGCATCACTTATCTTTTATCAATTTCCATCAGTTGAGGAGATTCTGCCCATCCTTTCTGTTTTCCCTGAG CTTCCACCAGAATTGCAACAGCAGTTACTTCTCTTGCCGGCTGATCTGGCTGGAAGGTTGATTTCCCGTGTCACTGCCAGGACCATCAGGAGGGTGTTTCtttga
- the LOC118055679 gene encoding uncharacterized aarF domain-containing protein kinase At1g71810, chloroplastic isoform X1, with protein sequence MLLYSSPSLNSFLFNSNSNSNFLSKNHKSLKSVPQTLRVVNNNDVDAFTEKSGYLFELSSSEADSLNDYDLKKIAAIYKRKPFILLRRLFQIGSTFGRWLAARYIDSITEKSDLMFKIRAAELRQILLELGPAYIKIAQAVSSRPDLIPPSYLDELSMLQDRIAPFSTEVALNTIEQELGSPIDMIFSEISPEPTAAASLGQVYQARLRSNGQVVAVKVQRPGVQAAISLDILILHFMAGVVKKAGRFNSDLQAVVDEWASSLFREMDYIKEAKNGLKFRELYGGIEDVLVPYMYLENTTRRVLVMEWVEGKKLSEVKDLYLVEVGVYCSFNQLLEYGFYHADPHPGNLLRTYNGKLAYIDFGMMGEFNQEFRDGFIEACLHLVNRDFDALAKDFVTLGFLPPTSDKEGVTKALTGVFQNAVAKGVSNISFGDLLGNLGTTMYKLKFQIPSYFSLVIRSVAVLEGIAIGFNPNYKVLGSTYPWIARKVLTDSSPQLRSSLQALLYEKGVFRIDRLESLLSESLRARTEKALVKSQLEDNDSKVAVKQILSFTLTEKGAFVREILLQEIAKGLDAFGLATLDYLTSMANTSIPFAASSSSSMTEEDMMNLRTFRRLMLILSGFQKNGGSPVELKRTVPSKNQNMYSEEASLIFYQFPSVEEILPILSVFPELPPELQQQLLLLPADLAGRLISRVTARTIRRVFL encoded by the exons ATGTTGCTATATTCTTCGCCGTCTCTTAATTCCTTTCTCTTTAACTCCAATTCCAACTCCAATTTCTTATCGAAAAATCACAAATCGCTAAAGTCCGTTCCTCAAACACTGCGAGTTGTTAACAACAACGATGTGGACGCGTTTACGGAGAAGTCCGGTTACTTGTTCGAGCTTAGTAGCAGCGAAGCAGATTCTTTAAATGATTACGATCTTAAAAAGATCGCTGCGATTTATAAGAGAAAACCGTTCATTTTGCTTCGCAGATTGTTTCAAATCGGTTCCACTTTTGGCAGGTGGTTGGCGGCTCGTTACATTGATAGTATTACTGAGAAATCTGATCTGATGTTCAAG ATTAGAGCTGCAGAGCTTCGACAAATATTGCTTGAACTTGGACCT GCTTACATAAAAATTGCTCAGGCTGTTTCGTCTCGACCT GATTTGATACCACCATCATATCTGGATGAACTATCAATGTTGCAAGATAGAATAGCTCCATTTTCTACAGAAGTTGCTTTAAATACAATAGAACAGGAACTTGGATCACCAATAGACATGATTTTCTCTGAGATTTCGCCGGAGCCTACAGCTGCGGCATCCCTTGGACAG GTCTACCAAGCAAGGCTTCGTAGTAATGGACAAGTTGTTGCTGTTAAGGTTCAGAGGCCAGGCGTACAAGCTGCTATTTCCCTAGACATTCTAATATTGCATTTTATGGCAGGAGTGGTAAAGAAAGCAGGCAGATTTAATTCTGATCTTCAG GCAGTTGTTGATGAGTGGGCATCAAGTCTTTTTCGG GAGATGGACTAtattaaagaagcaaaaaatgGACTAAAGTTTAG AGAGCTGTATGGTGGTATAGAAGATGTCTTGGTTCCATATATGTATTTGGAGAACACAACTCGTAGGGTCCTTGTAATGGAATGGGTTGAG GGGAAAAAGTTGTCTGAAGTGAAGGATCTTTACTTGGTTGAG GTAGGAGTTTACTGCTCGTTTAATCAACTTCTGGAGTACGGATTCTATCATGCCGATCCACATCCTGGAAACCTTCTTCGAACATACAATGGGAAATTAGCTTATATTG ATTTTGGTATGATGGGTGAATTTAATCAAGAATTCCGTGATGGATTTATTGAAGCTTGTCTTCATCTTGTAAACCGTGATTTTGATGCGCTGGCCAAGGATTTTGTCACACTTGG ATTTCTTCCGCCAACTTCAGATAAGGAGGGGGTTACAAAAGCTTTAACAG GTGTTTTCCAAAATGCTGTTGCTAAAGGAGTCAGCAATATAAGTTTTGGTGACCTTTTGGGAAATTTGGGAACTACCAT GTACAAGCTCAAATTTCAAATTCCTTCATATTTTTCTCTTGTCATCCGGAG TGTTGCAGTTTTGGAAGGCATTGCTATCGGTTTTAATCCAAATTACAAAGTTTTGGGTAGCACATATCCGTGGATTGCTAGAAAAGTACTGACGGACAGCTCACCACAGTTGAGGTCATCTTTGCAAGCTCTTCTTTATGAG AAAGGTGTTTTCAGAATTGATCGTCTAGAGTCACTGCTTTCAGAG TCCCTTCGTGCCAGAACAGAGAAGGCCTTGGTTAAAAGCCAATTAGAGGACAATGACTCCAAAGTGGCTGTCAAGCAAATCCTTTCCTTCACATTAACAGAGAAG GGTGCCTTTGTGAGGGAAATACTCCTTCAAGAAATTGCCAAG GGTCTGGATGCATTTGGGCTAGCAACTCTTGATTATTTAACTTCTATGGCTAACACAAGCATTCCTTTTGctgcttcctcttcctcttcaatGACTGAAGAAGACATGATGAACTTGAGAACCTTCCGCCGGCTTATGTTAATCCTTTCAGGTTTCCAAAAGAATGGAGGCTCGCCTGTG GAACTTAAAAGGACCGTCCCATCCAAGAATCAAAACATGTACTCGGAGGAAGCATCACTTATCTTTTATCAATTTCCATCAGTTGAGGAGATTCTGCCCATCCTTTCTGTTTTCCCTGAG CTTCCACCAGAATTGCAACAGCAGTTACTTCTCTTGCCGGCTGATCTGGCTGGAAGGTTGATTTCCCGTGTCACTGCCAGGACCATCAGGAGGGTGTTTCtttga
- the LOC118051942 gene encoding shikimate kinase 3, chloroplastic isoform X2, whose amino-acid sequence MLHAPRMESGDLYAFFDERLLKKKAKELAPCLNSCCIFLIGMMGCGKTTVGKVLSEALGYAFADSDTCVEQAVGEIPVAQIFQQHGESVFRDNESKALQELSSKSQLVVATGGGAVLHPINWEYMRKGITVFLDVPLDALARRIAAVGTDSRPLLDFDSGDPYTKALMSLSPLLEKRVEKYSSADVTVSLSKLADDLEEDVSHLTPTIIAIEVLEQIEKYLRGKKKTFNSHFPLDLPEFSSF is encoded by the exons ATGCTGCATG CTCCTAGAATGGAATCAGGAGATCTTTATGCATTTTTCGATGAAAGGTTGTTGAAG AAAAAGGCGAAAGAGCTTGCCCCATGCTTAAATAGCTGCTGTATATTTCTGATCG GAATGATGGGATGTGGAAAAACAACCGTCGGCAAGGTCTTGTCGGAGGCTCTTGGTTATGCTTTTGCAGATAG CGACACCTGCGTAGAACAAGCTGTTGGAGAAATCCCAGTGGCTCAAATATTTCAGCAGCATGGTGAGAGTGTCTTCAGAGACAATGAG AGTAAGGCGTTGCAAGAGTTGTCTTCAAAGTCTCAGCTAGTTGTTGCTACCGGCGGCGGTGCAGTCCTTCATCCAATCAATTG GGAATACATGAGGAAAGGCATCACTGTCTTTTTAGATGTACCTCTGGATGCCCTTGCAAGGAGAATTGCTGCTGTAGGAACTGATTCCCGTCCTCTTTTGGACTTCGATTCCGGGGATCCTTACACAAAG GCTTTGATGAGTTTGTCTCCTCTTTTGGAAAAGCGAGTAGAGAAGTATTCCAGCGCTGATGTTACTGTTTCTCTTTCAA AGCTTGCTGATGATTTGGAAGAGGATGTCTCCCATCTCACGCCAACCATAATAGCAATTGAG GTGCTTGAACAAATCGAGAAGTATTTAAGAGGCAAAAAGAAGACGTTCAACTCACATTTTCCTCTCGACCTGCCTGAATTTTCTTCGTTTTAA
- the LOC118051942 gene encoding shikimate kinase 3, chloroplastic isoform X1 has translation MTFLLDPACFVAPRMESGDLYAFFDERLLKKKAKELAPCLNSCCIFLIGMMGCGKTTVGKVLSEALGYAFADSDTCVEQAVGEIPVAQIFQQHGESVFRDNESKALQELSSKSQLVVATGGGAVLHPINWEYMRKGITVFLDVPLDALARRIAAVGTDSRPLLDFDSGDPYTKALMSLSPLLEKRVEKYSSADVTVSLSKLADDLEEDVSHLTPTIIAIEVLEQIEKYLRGKKKTFNSHFPLDLPEFSSF, from the exons ATGACTTTTCTTCTTGACCCTGCGTGTTTTGTAGCTCCTAGAATGGAATCAGGAGATCTTTATGCATTTTTCGATGAAAGGTTGTTGAAG AAAAAGGCGAAAGAGCTTGCCCCATGCTTAAATAGCTGCTGTATATTTCTGATCG GAATGATGGGATGTGGAAAAACAACCGTCGGCAAGGTCTTGTCGGAGGCTCTTGGTTATGCTTTTGCAGATAG CGACACCTGCGTAGAACAAGCTGTTGGAGAAATCCCAGTGGCTCAAATATTTCAGCAGCATGGTGAGAGTGTCTTCAGAGACAATGAG AGTAAGGCGTTGCAAGAGTTGTCTTCAAAGTCTCAGCTAGTTGTTGCTACCGGCGGCGGTGCAGTCCTTCATCCAATCAATTG GGAATACATGAGGAAAGGCATCACTGTCTTTTTAGATGTACCTCTGGATGCCCTTGCAAGGAGAATTGCTGCTGTAGGAACTGATTCCCGTCCTCTTTTGGACTTCGATTCCGGGGATCCTTACACAAAG GCTTTGATGAGTTTGTCTCCTCTTTTGGAAAAGCGAGTAGAGAAGTATTCCAGCGCTGATGTTACTGTTTCTCTTTCAA AGCTTGCTGATGATTTGGAAGAGGATGTCTCCCATCTCACGCCAACCATAATAGCAATTGAG GTGCTTGAACAAATCGAGAAGTATTTAAGAGGCAAAAAGAAGACGTTCAACTCACATTTTCCTCTCGACCTGCCTGAATTTTCTTCGTTTTAA